The sequence AAATTGTTTTGTTAAAACATCTTTTACTGTTCTATTATACCTAAAATGATACCTCAGGTAAGCCTTCTTAACCTGGTATTCAAATCGCAAAACATATTTAATGTTATTCATTATGGTATAATCCTCATTTGACACAGAATGCGGTCTATTGGTAACCCTAAATTTTATTTCATCAACTTTACTATAGATATTTAAAGCATAACTTCCGTTTCTTGCTTGTATCCCTGTAGGATAATTATGCCTTTTTAATCTTGGGTATCGTGTCTTTTTCAAGCACTCCAAATAAATGGTTTTATCCTCTTCATTATCTGCGTAATAATGTACAAATGGATGTATTTCGGTGCATATCCAGTTTTCAAAGCAGTCAACATCAATATCGGGGAGGAGTTTTTTGATTTTGTAGTTGACTAACTTTATGACTAAACTTGCATCAGTAAGGTTAAATGGTTTGGCATTTGTTCCATAAAAAAATTTAGGAATCGAAAATTTAATCAGGAGTATCCCTGCTGGAAAATACCAAAACAATAAATGCCCGTCTTTCTTAAAAAATGAAATGGAATTATCTTTTTTGTTCACCCATTTTTTCCAACCTCTTTGCACAAGGCCATTTATATTAATATTTGCGTAAGTGTATGCTCGGATTGTATCGACAGATACCATGTAATTCACCCCCTTCCCCTAAGAAGTTATAAGGGATTTTGGAGGTAATTTTACACAGCGTTTTTGAGAATTCAAATTTTGGGGCAAAAAACTTTTTATTTGAGGACTTTTAAATCAGTTCTACAACAACCCCAAAGTCTTAAACTTACGTGTCAGTAAGTGTCAAATAGCGAGCAAAACTGATTTTAGAAACGGTTCCCTAAATAGAAAACGAAAAAGATAGAATAATTAGAAATGCACTAGATTTATATCTATAGTATAGAGAAACGGTTCAAAAACGCTTTATTTGCAGGCGAAACCATTTTTTCTAATTTAATTCTTTTAGAAACTGTTTCTCTAATTAAAAATCTTTTAAAATATCTATTTAAAACTCTCTAAAAAATCCTGTGTTATACTAATATTGGGAAGGAAATAAAAAAGAGGTGTTTATAATTGGAAAATAATATAATAAGTTTAGATAGATACAGAAATAATACAAAAGAAGAGACAAAACAAATAAAACAAAAGAAACAAAAGTATTCAAGTTATTTGGAATATAAAGAAAATGAAAAAGAAAAGATAGAATTTAATAAAAATGAAATTGAATGTTTGTTAGATTTATTTAATACCCGTATAGAATTTTATAAAGAACTATCGAAGGAAATATTTAAGGAAAATAATTTTGAACGGGAAGAATTAAGATATTTCCAATATAGTGAATGGAGATTTTACAATGAAACAATAAATAATATAGACAAATTAAAGAAATTAGAACTTATATTTAAAAATAAGATGGAAACGAAATACGTTATGTTACATTATAAAGATGTGAGTTTTATTGATTCAGAAATAAACTTCGAAACTCTTGGTGTAAGTGACGATACTGAACAGGAAAATATGCAAAAATATAAATCAATAAATAAAAAACTTGATAAAATACTAATGGGAGATGGAAAGCCTCTTATTTTATAAATTACTTTTCACTAAAATGCTACTAATACAAATGCGTATTTAGTAGTATTTTTTAATTCATTTTTAAAATGGGTAAGCGAAGTAATAACTTTTTTAAAATTTTTATAAAAAATCAAAAAAGTTTTAAATAGTTTGCAGAAGTTTAAAGTTTTCTTACCCACATTTAAATATTACATTTCTATTACAATTTTGCTTATAGCCCCTAATTCCGAACTCTCCAAATATTTTATGTTATGCTACAAATAACGCAGGAAAATTGGAGGTGCTTACTGGATGGCGATTAAATTTATAGTTAAAGAACTTAACAAACCATCGCAGTTCGCACTGACCAACTTGAGCCAGTCGGTTTATAATTTTCTGGACACTTGTAGTGATAATAATAACACTACTACGAAGAATGGCAGTGCCGAAACAAAACAGATGGGAAAAACAGCATAAAAAACTACTAACACACAAAAGGCTACCAAAATTTCTGGTAGCCTTTTAAATTTGCGAAATTTGGATATATTATATTAAAATACAATTATAAAGGAGGTGGTTTTATGGCAAACAATAAAATACCCAATAGATTAATTGCTGAAAAATCTCCATATTTACTCCAACACGCATATAATCCTGTTAATTGGTTCCCTTGGGGTCAAGAAGCATTTGAAACAGCAAAAAGAGAAGATAAGCCAATTTTCTTATCTATTGGGTATTCGTAGTTTTGCTGTTAATAACCGACTTGCCACTGGTGCCACGTTATGGAAAAAGAATCCTTTGAAGACGGAAAAGTTGCTGAAATACTCAATAAATATTTTGTCAGCATAAAAGTTGACCGGGAAGAAAGGCCTGACATCGACAATATCTATATGTCCATCTGTCAAAGTTTAACCGGGCAAGGAGGATGGCCTCTTACAATAATAATGACTTATGATAAAGAACCTGTATATGCGGGGACTTATCTTCCCAAAATAAGTAATTATAGCGTTTTAGGCCTTATTGACCTATTGGTATCGGCAGAAAAAATCTGGAAGTCAAGAAAGAAAGAATTTATTGAAACTGGAAAAGAGATTGCAAAAAGTATTAACAATAATTTAATCAGATATAAAAACGAAAAATTGCAGCCTAACATATTAGATAAAGCTTACCGGTTTTTTAACTTAAATTTTGATAAAACATACGGAGGATTTGGAACTCGGCCTAAATTTCCCACACCTCATAATTTAAGTTTTTTGCTTAGATACTATAAATATTTCAATGACGAAAATGCTCTGCATATGGTACAAAAAACAATAGAAGGCATGTACAGAGGAGGAATATTTGATCATATAGGATTCGGATTTTCAAGATATTCTACAGACGAAAAGTGGCTTGTTCCCCATTTTGAAAAAATGCTCTATGATAATGCCCTTATATCTCATGTATGTGCCGAAGTCTTTCTTGCTACCGGCAAAGAATTTTTTAAAGATATATCCGAAAAAATATTTGCCTATATTCTAAGAGATATGACTTCTCCCGAAGGAGGCTTCTACTGTGCTGAAGATGCGGATAGTGAAGGCGAAGAAGGAAAATTTTATGTTTGGGATAAAAAAGAAGTTGAAAATTTATTAACTCAGGAGGAATCAAAATTTTTCTCTGATTTTTATAATATAAGCGAAAATGGAAATTTTAACGGTAAAAATATTCCCAATCTTATCGACAAGGATATAAAATCCTTTGAAGAACTGGATAAAAATTTTGAAGGAATAAGAAAAAAACTGTTCAGCTACAGAGAAAAAAGAGTCCATCCTCATAAGGATGATAAAATACTCACAAGCTGGAATGGCCTTATGATAGGAGCTATGGCCTTCGGAGGAAGAGCTTTCGGAGAAAAAAAATATATCGCTGCTGCGGAAAAGTGTGCCGGTTTCCTATTAAACAATATGTTTTCAGATAAAGGACGGTTAATGGAGAGATATAGGGAAGGCAGCATTGATCACTTGGGTTTTATTGATGATTATGCCTTTTTCATATGGGGGCTTATAGAACTTTACGAAGCCACACTAAATATAAAATATCTTGAAAATGCGGTAAATTTGAATAATCAAATGACTGAATTGTTTTGGGATGAAAAGGAAGGCGGATTTTATCTGTACGGGAAAGATAGCGAAAATCTTATAATCAGGCCTAAGGAAATCTATGACGGAGCCATGCCGTCGGGAAATTCCGTAGCTTTATCTGATTTAATAAGACTTAGTAAGCTCACCGAAAATTCCGATTTGTATTCAAAAGCATCGAGACTTTTGGATCTTTTCGGCGGAAATATAAACAGCTCTCCCGAATCACATATAAACTTCCTGTCCGGGTATATGTTCATGAAATTAAAAGGAAGCGAGATAGTAATTGCAGGGGAACCGGAAAATCAAAATACAATAAATATGATAAATGAAATAAACAGAAGGTTTCTTCCTTTTACTGTTTTTATATTAAAGGACAGCAAGCAGACAGATGCCTTTGTATCTTATAAAACCACCGCTTATGTCTGTAAAAATTTCAGCTGCTATGAGCCTACCACCGATATAAAAACTTTTTGCAGACTTTTAGATGAGTAAAACTATATGTAAATTAAAAACACTCCTTCGTAAAACAGGAGTGCTTTTAAATCATTTATTTTATCTCCATATAATCTTCCGTACTCATATGGCCGTAGTATGCCACTGACATTATATCTTTGCTGATCAACGTTTCTTTACCATTTTCAAGTTTCCAAAGAGAGACGATAAAATTTTCATCATTTGATTCTTTCATATCCCATCTTAAAAATATAAGAGTTTTCCCATTATTTATATATCTCGGTCCGAAATCAAATCCGTCTTTTGCCGTAGTCAATTCCGTAACTTCCTTTGTAGCGATATTCTGAGCATATATTTTTTGTCTTCCTTTTTGGAAAAAATCTTTTCCATCGAGAACATCGGTAACAGCCGGAGAAGCAGAATATACTATATATTTTCCGTCAGGTGAAAAGGTTGGTGTCATGGCATTCACATTTTTGTCGGAAAGCCTTTTAAATGAATGATCTTTGACATCCAAGATTCCAACGCTGTTTCCATTCCATATCATTCTTCCCGAAGTTTGGGTAAACGCCAATTGAGTATTGATAATCGGCGACGGTGAAATATTATCATTATTGCATGTAGTAGAAACATTATCAAAGCTTATGAATTTCTTATTCTTAACATCATATACTCCGAAGGGTACCCCGTCTGCCGACATGGAACCTGAATGAAAATGTTTAAATATATAAACATAAGAGCTGTCATATGATTTTCCGGCAATTATAGGCATCATTCCTGCACCTGTTCCTCCGTCCTCATCCCAGTCTGCAGGGATATCAGGAATAACAATTTCTTCATTTCCGGTTTTTAAATCTATGGACACTATACCGAAGCACTTAACATATCTTCCCGGATCGTTAGGTTTTGTATATTCTTTATATTTTTCTGCCAAAAGGTTATTATCGGATATATAAATCATATTGGAATAATACTCTGCTCCCTTCTTTATCGCGTTTGTAATCCCCTTTTGAACATCATAAGTATATAATCCTCCCTTTTCACTTGAATAAACTATTCGTGAATTATCAATCCAACTGTAATATTCACCGTTCATATTCTCAAATTTACTTGATACCAAATTTAGATTTCCTTTTAGATCAGTGATACATATGGAATTACCCCGTACAAATACAACATGTTCCCCATTCGGAGAAAATTTCGGGCCAACTATCTGACCATCACAAAGTTTGGAATCAATCGCCTTATTCAAATCAATCAAATACAATCCGTCATTTTTTACAACAGCAGCACTTGTTTCCGGTTTAATTTCTGCTGATGGTGATGGACTGCTCTGAACAGGCTGAACCGACGATTGATTAATTAAAACAGATGACAAAACAATTAAAACCAATAAATTAAACTTTTTCAAATAAATCCCCCCAGATCATTAAAAATTCCGTTAATATTAATTTACCACTCATATATTATTTTATATAATCCGGTTAAAAAGGTATTTAAAAGATATTTACATTATGGTTACAAATAAGTTACAAAATCCACGCTAAATTATTATTCGTCTAAAATACCCTGCTCAATTTCTTATTTTTTTTATACTTATTATTGACAAATATATGAAAAATACAGTAAATAATAAAGTTGAAATCAACATCTTTATATATTCCGATACTTTAAGCATTTCTGTTTCATTTGACGACATTCCCTTTATCAATAATGAATTTGGTAAAAAATATACCAGATTTTCTCCCAAGCCCTTAAAAACATAAAATCCGATTCCGATAAAACATAAAAACAGGGCAATGCCTACAGGAACAGAAAAAGATTTTATATTCATAGATATAAAAGATTGCATGCTGCAAACAGAAATAGATATGATCCAGCTTATTCCCACCCAAATAAATACTTCAGGGGGAAATTCGGTTTTAAATCCGAATACAAATTTTCCCGTTACATAATAAAATATCAAGAATATCGCTTGAATACATAATGAAACTATAGATATGGAGACAATTTTTGAGATAATAAGTTGTAAATATGAATAGGGTAAAGCTAAAATCCTGTTCCAATTATTATCCTTATGTTCCATTCTCCAACTATAAGAACATATAATTGCAATGGTAATGGTATAAAAAAAGAAACCGTAAAATAAACTTACTTGAGTCCATAAAGAATACCACTCGCTTTTTAATATCTCTCTATTCAAATAGTAATTTCCGCTTCCTAAAAAAACAGAAATCATTGGTATAATAACTGCCGAAGTCCATATATTTGACTTTTTTAATTTCATAAATTCTATTCTGATTAAATTCATCATATGCCCTCCTAAAAATCTAATTTTTTCAGCTTTCGGCGACTCCATACAAACACAAAGATGCCGAGTAAAGCAGAAACCAAAAGAGGATATAACCTCATAGGAACTAATTTCAGCCCCCATTGGTCTTTCCCAGTCTTAACAAATTCTGTCGATATAAGATGAGCATAATAAGAATAAAGTATAAACCGACTAATGCCGAAGGGTAAAAGTATTCCTATAATTCCAGATAAGGAGCCGCATACACTAAGAGCTAATCCAATAAGCTGATTTTCATAACGCATAGCCAAAAAATAATGGATAGTCATAATGGCAAAACTTATGGCTATAATGGAAATTAAAGTCACAGTTAATCTCTCTACTGGTATTGGCATAGTTATTCCGACTTTTCTTCCTACCAGCACAAGCAAAATTCCTTCCAAAATTTGAAATATAATATATTTTAGGAAGATGGATAAAAATTTAATATCAAATATTTCCTCCATAGTCCATCCGGAAGTCTTTAACACCTTCCACATATCTCCCCTATTTTCTATATCAGCTACTCTGCTTGTAATGACTGCAAGTAAAGTCGGCATAAAAATTGTTTTTGCTATTAAATAACTATTTATCAATTGTAACCACGAATAGCTTTCCGGTTTATTTATTGTACTCTGAAAATTCGAATCCAAAGCTGTCATAATAACTATCCCCATATCCATAAATAAAAATAAAAGAAATATAAGCGATAGATATAGATGGCGGTATTTTTTATTTTCCACTGAAAATTTTTTTATTTTATTTATCACAGAATTCACCTCTTTCTTATAAACTTTTCTTTCCTGTCAAT is a genomic window of Acidilutibacter cellobiosedens containing:
- a CDS encoding ABC transporter permease, with the protein product MNLIRIEFMKLKKSNIWTSAVIIPMISVFLGSGNYYLNREILKSEWYSLWTQVSLFYGFFFYTITIAIICSYSWRMEHKDNNWNRILALPYSYLQLIISKIVSISIVSLCIQAIFLIFYYVTGKFVFGFKTEFPPEVFIWVGISWIISISVCSMQSFISMNIKSFSVPVGIALFLCFIGIGFYVFKGLGENLVYFLPNSLLIKGMSSNETEMLKVSEYIKMLISTLLFTVFFIYLSIISIKKIRN
- a CDS encoding ABC transporter permease, whose translation is MINKIKKFSVENKKYRHLYLSLIFLLFLFMDMGIVIMTALDSNFQSTINKPESYSWLQLINSYLIAKTIFMPTLLAVITSRVADIENRGDMWKVLKTSGWTMEEIFDIKFLSIFLKYIIFQILEGILLVLVGRKVGITMPIPVERLTVTLISIIAISFAIMTIHYFLAMRYENQLIGLALSVCGSLSGIIGILLPFGISRFILYSYYAHLISTEFVKTGKDQWGLKLVPMRLYPLLVSALLGIFVFVWSRRKLKKLDF
- a CDS encoding TolB-like translocation protein; amino-acid sequence: MKKFNLLVLIVLSSVLINQSSVQPVQSSPSPSAEIKPETSAAVVKNDGLYLIDLNKAIDSKLCDGQIVGPKFSPNGEHVVFVRGNSICITDLKGNLNLVSSKFENMNGEYYSWIDNSRIVYSSEKGGLYTYDVQKGITNAIKKGAEYYSNMIYISDNNLLAEKYKEYTKPNDPGRYVKCFGIVSIDLKTGNEEIVIPDIPADWDEDGGTGAGMMPIIAGKSYDSSYVYIFKHFHSGSMSADGVPFGVYDVKNKKFISFDNVSTTCNNDNISPSPIINTQLAFTQTSGRMIWNGNSVGILDVKDHSFKRLSDKNVNAMTPTFSPDGKYIVYSASPAVTDVLDGKDFFQKGRQKIYAQNIATKEVTELTTAKDGFDFGPRYINNGKTLIFLRWDMKESNDENFIVSLWKLENGKETLISKDIMSVAYYGHMSTEDYMEIK